GAGGTGAAGTACAAGGGGCGATCGATCGCCGACGTGCTCGACATGACGGTCGACGAGGCGATCGGGTTCTTCGACGCGATCCCGCGGATCCGGCGGAAGCTCCGGACGCTGGCGGACGTCGGGCTCGGGTACGTCAAACTCGGCCAGCCCGCGACCACGCTGTCGGGCGGCGAGGCCCAGCGGGTGAAGCTCAGCACCGAGCTGTCCCGGCGCGACACCGGCCGGACGGTCTACCTCCTCGACGAGCCGACGGTCGGGCTCCATTTCGCGGACGTCCAACGGCTGCTGGAGGTCCTCCATCGGCTGGTCGACGCGGGCAATACGGTGCTCGTCATCGAACACAACCTGGATGTCATCAAGACGGCCGACTGGATAATCGATCTCGGCCCGGAGGGCGGCGAGCTCGGCGGCACCGTGGTCGCCGAGGGCACTCCGGAGGATGTTGTCCAGAGCCCGGCGTCCTATACCGGACAGTTTCTGCGCCCGGTGCTCCGGGCGAACGGCGCCCCGCGGAGCGGGCGCGCCGCGGTCCTGGCGGGGCGTCCGATGGCCGGCGGGGAAGGCAACGGAGACGGCCGCCGCGTGCGCCGCAAACGGCGCGGGTAGGCCGAGGAGCCGGCGCGAGCGCAGGGGGAGGGTGGCATGACGGAATCGGACGGAGCGAAGGCGGAAGCGGACGCAGGGCGGACACCGGCCGGCCGCGCGGCGCCGCAGGTGGTGCTGTGGACCGAAGGGGAGCGTGGTCCGCGGTTTCCCCTGGACGTGGACGGCATCGGCGCGGCGGGCGGGGTGACGCGATTCGTCGCCGCCCCGACCGACTCCGAGCGTCTCGGGGCCGTGGCCGACGCCCGGATCCTCGTCGCCGCCCACGTGAAAATCACCGAGGATCTCTACGGGGCGGCGCCGCGTCTGGCCGGGGTGATCCGGACCGGGATCGGCCTCGACACCGTCGATATTCCGGCGGCCACGCGCCACGGCGTCTGCATCGCGCACGTGCCGGATTTCTGCTACGACGAGGTCGCCGACTCGGCGTGGACGCTCATTCTCGCCGTGACGCGCAAACTGCTCGAAGCCGACCGGCGGGTCCGCCGCGGGGAATGGGTGCCGAACGCGCTGCTGCCGGTGCACTCGTTGCGGGGCCGCGCGCTTGGGCTCGTCGCGTTCGGCCACATCGCCCGCAAGGTGGCGGAGCGCGGCCGCGCGTTCGGCGTGCACGTGATTGCGGCGGACCCGTACCTCGACGGCGCCGCGATGGCCCGCGACGGCGTGGAAAAGGTCTCGTTCGACGAGCTCCTCGCCCGGGCGGACATCGTCTCGCTGCACACGCCGCTCACCCCGGAGACGCGCGGTCTCGTCAACGCGGCGGCGTTCGCGCGGATGAAACCGGGCGCGATTTTGATCAACACGTCCCGCGGCCCCGTGGTCGACGAGCCGGCCCTCGTGGACGCGCTCCGCTCGGGGCACCTGGGCGGCGCCGGCCTCGACGTGCTGTCGCCCGAACCGCCCGCGCCGGACAACCCGCTGTTCGCCATGGACAACGTCGTGCTGACGCCGCACTCCTCCTCGACGACGGTCGAGGCGCTGGACGATCTGGCCCGCAAGGTGAACCTCCAGATCGTCCAGATGCTGCGCGGCGAGTGGCCGACGTACCTGGCGAACCCCGCCGTCCGGTCGCAGCCCAACGCCCGCCTCACCGCCCGCGGGGTGACCCCGTCTACGCGGCATGCGTCCCACGGAGGGGGCGAGGCGTCATGACGCCGAACCGCGCGAAGGCGCGCCTCCGCGAGGGGGCAGTCGCGATCGGCACGATGGTGTCCGAGTTGCGGACCGAGGAGGTGGCGCACCTCCTCGCCGCGGCCGGGTTCGACTTCTTTGTCATCGACACCGAGCACGCCTCCGCGAACTGGGAGACCGTGCAGACGCTGAGCCGCGCCGCGCGAAG
This region of bacterium genomic DNA includes:
- a CDS encoding C-terminal binding protein, whose amino-acid sequence is MTESDGAKAEADAGRTPAGRAAPQVVLWTEGERGPRFPLDVDGIGAAGGVTRFVAAPTDSERLGAVADARILVAAHVKITEDLYGAAPRLAGVIRTGIGLDTVDIPAATRHGVCIAHVPDFCYDEVADSAWTLILAVTRKLLEADRRVRRGEWVPNALLPVHSLRGRALGLVAFGHIARKVAERGRAFGVHVIAADPYLDGAAMARDGVEKVSFDELLARADIVSLHTPLTPETRGLVNAAAFARMKPGAILINTSRGPVVDEPALVDALRSGHLGGAGLDVLSPEPPAPDNPLFAMDNVVLTPHSSSTTVEALDDLARKVNLQIVQMLRGEWPTYLANPAVRSQPNARLTARGVTPSTRHASHGGGEAS